One region of Nycticebus coucang isolate mNycCou1 chromosome 10, mNycCou1.pri, whole genome shotgun sequence genomic DNA includes:
- the NAT14 gene encoding probable N-acetyltransferase 14 isoform X2: MVPSHLSVREMREDEKPLVLEMLKAGVKDTDNRVALHALTRPPALLLLAAASSGLRFILASFALALLLPVFLAVVAVKLGLRARWGSLPPPGGLGGPWVAVLGSGDVCGVLALAPGTNMGEGVRVTRLSVSRWHRRRGVGRRLLAFAESRAQAWAGGMGEPRARLVVPVAVAAWGVAGILEGCGYQAKGGWGCMGYMLVREFSKDL; the protein is encoded by the exons ATGGTCCCCAGCCACTTGTCGGTGCGAGAGATGAGGGAAGATGAGAAGCCCCTGGTGCTGGAGATGCTGAAG GCTGGCGTGAAGGACACAGACAACCGTGTAGCCCTCCATGCTCTGACACGGCCTCCAGCCCTGCTTCTCCTGGCAGCGGCCAGCAGTGGCTTGCGCTTCATTCTGGCCTCCTTCGCCCTGGCCCTCCTTCTGCCCGTGTTCCTGGCTGTGGTGGCTGTGAAATTGGGCCTGCGGGCCCGGTGGGGCTCGCTGCCTCCACCAGGTGGTCTGGGGGGCCCCTGGGTAGCTGTGCTTGGCTCCGGTGATGTGTGTGGGGTCCTGGCCTTGGCCCCTGGCACGAACATGGGGGAGGGGGTCCGGGTCACTCGCCTCTCCGTCTCTCGCTGGCACCGCCGCAGGGGCGTGGGCAGGAGGCTGCTGGCCTTCGCAGAGTCCCGGGCTCAAGCCTGGGCGGGGGGGATGGGTGAGCCCCGGGCCCGGCTTGTGGTCCCTGTTGCTGTGGCCGCTTGGGGGGTGGCAGGGATACTGGAGGGCTGTGGCTACCAGGCTAAGGGGGGCTGGGGCTGCATGGGCTACATGTTGGTGAGAGAGTTCAGCAAAGACCTGTGA
- the NAT14 gene encoding probable N-acetyltransferase 14 isoform X1 — MSPPVTPQRGHRSPPGTVLLPVLGRELWQQLLWATAGAVPPSSRARVGTSLPLATSSRPCSRHLVKGSKPPAEGLAGPHSCDAGEGRLQGRGLQERRGENKQVHHASSLPGGGAGAAMVPSHLSVREMREDEKPLVLEMLKAGVKDTDNRVALHALTRPPALLLLAAASSGLRFILASFALALLLPVFLAVVAVKLGLRARWGSLPPPGGLGGPWVAVLGSGDVCGVLALAPGTNMGEGVRVTRLSVSRWHRRRGVGRRLLAFAESRAQAWAGGMGEPRARLVVPVAVAAWGVAGILEGCGYQAKGGWGCMGYMLVREFSKDL, encoded by the exons ATGTCACCCCCTGTAACCCCTCAGCGGGGTCATAGGTCCCCACCTGGGACCGTTCTTCTCCCTGTCTTGGGCAGGGAACTATGGCAACAGTTGCTATGGGCAACAGCAGGCGCCGTCCCGCCCTCATCCCGCGCGCGAGTCGGCACGTCACTTCCGCTCGCGACCTCTTCCAGACCCTGTTCTCGGCATCTCGTCAAAGGATCAAAGCCACCTGCAGAGGGGTTGGCAGGTCCTCACTCCTGTGACGCGGGGGAGGGACGTCTGCAGGGGAGGGGGCTCCAGGAACGGCGGGGGGAAAACAAA CAGGTGCACCACGCCAGCTCCCTTcctgggggcggggcgggggctgCCATGGTCCCCAGCCACTTGTCGGTGCGAGAGATGAGGGAAGATGAGAAGCCCCTGGTGCTGGAGATGCTGAAG GCTGGCGTGAAGGACACAGACAACCGTGTAGCCCTCCATGCTCTGACACGGCCTCCAGCCCTGCTTCTCCTGGCAGCGGCCAGCAGTGGCTTGCGCTTCATTCTGGCCTCCTTCGCCCTGGCCCTCCTTCTGCCCGTGTTCCTGGCTGTGGTGGCTGTGAAATTGGGCCTGCGGGCCCGGTGGGGCTCGCTGCCTCCACCAGGTGGTCTGGGGGGCCCCTGGGTAGCTGTGCTTGGCTCCGGTGATGTGTGTGGGGTCCTGGCCTTGGCCCCTGGCACGAACATGGGGGAGGGGGTCCGGGTCACTCGCCTCTCCGTCTCTCGCTGGCACCGCCGCAGGGGCGTGGGCAGGAGGCTGCTGGCCTTCGCAGAGTCCCGGGCTCAAGCCTGGGCGGGGGGGATGGGTGAGCCCCGGGCCCGGCTTGTGGTCCCTGTTGCTGTGGCCGCTTGGGGGGTGGCAGGGATACTGGAGGGCTGTGGCTACCAGGCTAAGGGGGGCTGGGGCTGCATGGGCTACATGTTGGTGAGAGAGTTCAGCAAAGACCTGTGA
- the ZNF628 gene encoding zinc finger protein 628, whose amino-acid sequence MVGSHTDMAPASTAEGAGEKPGPAAPAPAAQYECGECGKSFRWSSRLLHHQRTHTGERPYKCPDCPKAFKGSSALLYHQRGHTGERPYQCPDCPKAFKRSSLLQIHRSVHTGLRAFTCGQCGLAFKWSSHYQYHLRQHTGERPYPCPDCPKAFKNSSSLRRHRHVHTGERPYTCGVCGKSFTQSTNLRQHQRVHTGERPFRCPLCPKTFTHSSNLLLHQRTHCAVPAQVPAPSAPPPPPCEPCTSGKVLVPDAYLQRHIQPHSPPAPPAPPPPPPPPPVVPELFLAAAETTVELVYRCDGCEQGFGSEELLEEHQPCPGPEVAPLHQDASAETPKSDPPSSLPQLPRATATPAPGFACLPCGKSFRTVAGLSRHQHSHGPAGGQAFRCGSCDCSFPQLASLLAHQQCHVEEAAAGRPPPQAEAAEVTCPQEPLAPAAPAPPPPLPAPASTERPYKCAECGKAFKGSSGLRYHLRDHTGERPYQCGECGKAFKRSSLLAIHQRVHTGLRAFTCSQCGLTFKWSSHYQYHLRLHSGERPYACGECGKAFRNTSCLRRHRHVHTGERPHACGVCGKSFAQTSNLRQHQRVHTGERPFRCPLCPKTFTHSSNLLLHQRTHSAERPFACPICGRGFVMAAYLQRHLRTHAPANTPPSTTAPAPGPQSSAPVAVAPAPPATQDVHVLPHLQATLSLEVAGSTAQAQTLGPAAPNSQTFLLVQTAQGLQLIPSSVQPPTPPPPPAPPKLILLPSSGASAGGGDGCAKQGSQAVGKAGQGAGVLWLPGPGGLGVQGGGSTGASGGGQSLIVLQNVVGGEAGQREVSGVQLQSLRPAPEVTTVQLQPAQEVATVQLQPAQEVTAVQLQPTQEVAAVQLQPVAGQLSNSSGGAVTAEPPSLLVVQSGAAEELLTGPGPGTGAAGDGEASTGVVQDVLFETLQTDEGLQSVLVLSGADGEQTRLCVQEVETLPSGLSEPPAPGPPGQKLLIIRSAPATELLENSTVGGGAATLQLLAPTPPGPASVPAGLPAAPTSQMVQVVPAGAGPGVMTPQSLPSIQIVQTLPAVQLVHTF is encoded by the coding sequence ATGGTCGGCTCCCACACAGACATGGCGCCTGCCTCCACTGCTGAGGGGGCTGGGGAGAAGCCCGGCCCTGCGGCCCCTGCCCCAGCGGCCCAGTATGAGTGTGGGGAGTGCGGCAAGTCATTCCGGTGGTCATCTCGACTCCTGCATCACCAGCGCACACACACAGGCGAGCGGCCCTACAAGTGCCCAGACTGCCCTAAGGCCTTCAAGGGTTCCTCGGCCCTGCTCTACCACCAGCGGGGCCACACGGGCGAGCGGCCATACCAGTGCCCCGACTGCCCTAAGGCCTTCAAGCGCTCCTCCCTGCTGCAGATCCACCGCAGCGTACACACGGGCCTGCGTGCCTTCACCTGTGGCCAGTGCGGCCTGGCCTTCAAGTGGTCGTCGCACTACCAGTACCACCTGCGGCAGCACACAGGCGAGCGGCCCTACCCGTGCCCAGACTGCCCCAAGGCCTTCAAGAACTCGTCCAGCCTTCGGCGCCACCGCCATGTGCACACGGGCGAGCGGCCCTACACCTGCGGCGTGTGCGGCAAGAGCTTCACGCAAAGCACGAACCTGCGGCAGCATCAGCGTGTACACACCGGCGAACGCCCCTTCCGCTGCCCGCTCTGCCCCAAGACCTTCACCCACTCCTCCAACCTGCTGTTGCACCAGCGCACCCACTGCGCGGTCCCCGCCCAGGTTCCCGCCCCCTCCGCCCCTCCGCCGCCGCCCTGCGAGCCCTGCACCAGCGGCAAGGTACTGGTCCCAGATGCCTACCTGCAGCGGCACATCCAGCCACATAGCCCTCCTGCGCCCCcggccccacctcccccacccccacctcctcccgTGGTGCCTGAGCTCTTCTTGGCCGCGGCAGAGACCACGGTGGAGCTGGTGTATCGTTGTGACGGCTGCGAGCAGGGCTTCGGGAGCGAGGAGCTGCTGGAGGAGCACCAGCCATGCCCAGGGCCAGAGGTGGCGCCCCTGCACCAGGACGCATCAGCTGAGACGCCTAAGTCCGATCCCCCGTCCTCTCTGCCCCAGCTCCCTCGTGCCACTGCCACTCCTGCCCCTGGCTTTGCCTGCCTCCCCTGTGGGAAGTCCTTCCGTACTGTGGCGGGCCTCTCTCGCCACCAGCATAGCCACGGGCCAGCGGGTGGGCAGGCGTTCCGCTGCGGCAGCTGCGATTGCTCCTTCCCGCAGCTAGCCAGCCTCCTGGCACACCAGCAGTGCCACGTGGAAGAGGCAGCAGCCGGGCGCCCACCCCCCCAGGCTGAGGCCGCTGAGGTCACCTGCCCCCAGGAGCCACTGGCACCGGCTGCCCCCGCGCCCCCACCGCCCCTGCCAGCACCTGCTTCTACAGAGAGGCCCTACAAATGTGCCGAGTGCGGCAAGGCCTTCAAGGGCTCCTCTGGGCTGCGCTACCACCTGCGGGACCACACGGGCGAACGACCCTACCAGTGTGGCGAGTGCGGCAAGGCCTTCAAGCGCTCTTCCTTGCTAGCCATCCACCAGCGCGTGCACACTGGCCTGCGCGCCTTCACCTGCAGCCAGTGTGGCCTCACTTTCAAGTGGTCCTCACACTACCAGTACCACCTGCGGCTGCATTCGGGGGAGCGGCCCTATGCCTGTGGGGAGTGTGGCAAGGCCTTCCGCAACACATCGTGCCTGCGGCGCCACCGCCATGTGCACACAGGCGAGCGGCCCCATGCCTGCGGAGTCTGTGGCAAGAGCTTCGCCCAGACCTCCAACCTGCGGCAGCACCAGCGCGTGCACACAGGCGAGCGCCCCTTCCGCTGCCCGCTATGCCCCAAGACCTTCACCCATTCCTCCAACCTGCTGCTGCATCAGCGCACCCACTCGGCTGAGCGTCCCTTTGCCTGCCCCATCTGCGGTCGGGGTTTCGTGATGGCCGCCTATCTGCAGCGGCACCTGAGGACACACGCCCCGGCCAACACGCCCCCTAGCACCACAGCCCCCGCTCCAGGCCCCCAGTCCTCTGCCCCTGTGGCCGTTGCCCCGGCGCCTCCAGCCACCCAAGATGTTCACGTCCTCCCCCACCTGCAGGCCACACTTTCCTTGGAGGTGGCTGGGAGCACAGCCCAGGCCCAAACCTTGGGCCCAGCAGCCCCCAACTCCCAGACATTCCTCTTGGTGCAGACAGCCCAGGGCCTCCAGCTGATCCCCAGCAGTGTCCAGCCCCCTACCCCTCCGCCCCCGCCCGCACCTCCCAAACTTATTCTGCTGCCCTCCTCGGGTGCCAGTGCCGGGGGTGGGGACGGCTGTGCAAAGCAGGGGTCGCAGGCTGTGGGGAAAGCAGGTCAGGGGGCAGGGGTCCTCTGGCTGCCAGGCCCTGGAGGGCTGGGGGTACAGGGAGGGGGCAGCACAGGGGCCAGCGGGGGCGGGCAGAGCCTCATTGTTCTGCAGAATGTAGTGGGCGGGGAGGCAGGGCAGCGGGAAGTGAGTGGGGTTCAGCTCCAGTCCCTCCGCCCAGCCCCTGAAGTGACCACGGTCCAGCTCCAGCCGGCGCAAGAAGTGGCTACGGTCCAGCTTCAGCCGGCACAGGAAGTGACTGCGGTCCAGCTCCAGCCGACCCAGGAAGTGGCCGCGGTCCAGCTCCAGCCTGTGGCGGGCCAGCTCTCCAATTCCAGTGGGGGAGCCGTGACTGCCGAGCCCCCCAGCCTGCTGGTTGTTCAGAGTGGGGCAGCTGAGGAGTTGCTTACTGGGCCCGGACCTGGAACCGGGGCGGCTGGGGATGGTGAGGCCAGCACTGGTGTGGTCCAGGATGTCCTCTTTGAGACACTGCAGACGGATGAGGGTTTGCAGAGTGTGCTGGTGCTCAGCGGGGCTGATGGGGAGCAGACCAGGCTCTGTGTGCAGGAGGTAGAAACCCTACCCTCGGGGCTCAGCGAGCCGCCTGCCCCTGGCCCGCCAGGACAGAAACTCCTCATTATTCGCAGCGCCCCAGCCACCGAGCTGCTGGAGAACAGCACCGTGGGAGGAGGCGCCGCCACGCTGCAGCTCCTGGCCCCAACACCACCCGGCCCAGCTTCTGTCCCTGCGGGACTCCCAGCTGCTCCCACCTCCCAGATGGTACAAGTGGTCCCAGCTGGAGCTGGCCCTGGTGTCATGACCCCACAGAGTCTGCCCTCTATCCAGATTGTTCAGACTCTGCCTGCAGTCCAGCTGGTGCACACGTTTTGA